From Deinococcus wulumuqiensis R12, one genomic window encodes:
- the glf gene encoding UDP-galactopyranose mutase: protein MTDFQEQRPSDAFDYLIVGAGFAGSVLAERLASTGQRVLIVDRRPHIGGNAFDCYDDAGVLIHPYGPHIFHTNSRDVFEYLSRFTGWRPYQHRVLASVDGQLLPIPINLDTVNRLYGLSLTSFQVEEFFASVAEKVEQVRTSEDVVVGKVGRDLYNKFFRGYTRKQWGLDPSELDASVTARVPTRTNRDDRYFADTYQAMPLHGYTRMFQNMLAHPNIKVMLNTDYREIRHLIPHGHLIYTGPVDAFFDHRYGKLPYRSLEFRHETHDAEQLFPVGTVNYPNDYAYTRVSEFKHITGQRHHQTSVVYEYPRAEGDPYYPVPRPENAELYKKYEALADAEPNVTFVGRLATYRYYNMDQVVAQALTTFRKLRGEVAPGNVE, encoded by the coding sequence ATGACTGATTTCCAGGAGCAGCGCCCTTCCGACGCTTTCGATTACCTGATCGTGGGGGCGGGCTTTGCGGGCAGCGTGCTCGCCGAGCGCCTTGCCAGCACCGGCCAGCGTGTGCTGATCGTGGACCGCCGCCCCCACATCGGCGGCAACGCCTTCGACTGCTACGACGATGCGGGCGTGCTGATTCATCCCTACGGCCCGCATATCTTCCACACCAACTCCCGCGACGTGTTCGAGTACCTCTCCCGCTTCACCGGGTGGCGGCCCTACCAGCACCGCGTCCTGGCGAGCGTGGACGGACAACTGCTGCCCATTCCCATCAACCTCGACACGGTGAACCGGCTCTACGGCCTGAGCCTGACCTCGTTTCAGGTCGAGGAGTTCTTCGCGTCGGTGGCGGAGAAGGTGGAACAGGTGCGCACCAGTGAGGACGTGGTGGTCGGCAAAGTGGGCCGTGACCTGTACAACAAGTTTTTCCGGGGCTACACCCGCAAGCAGTGGGGCCTGGACCCCAGCGAACTCGACGCCAGCGTGACGGCCCGGGTGCCCACCCGAACCAACCGGGACGACCGCTATTTCGCCGACACCTATCAGGCGATGCCGCTGCACGGCTACACCCGTATGTTCCAGAACATGCTGGCCCACCCGAACATCAAGGTCATGCTGAACACCGATTACCGGGAGATCCGGCACCTGATTCCGCACGGCCACCTGATCTACACCGGGCCGGTGGACGCCTTTTTCGACCACCGCTACGGCAAGCTGCCCTACCGCAGCCTGGAATTCCGGCACGAGACGCACGACGCCGAGCAACTGTTCCCGGTCGGCACGGTGAACTACCCCAACGATTACGCCTACACCCGCGTGAGCGAGTTCAAGCACATCACGGGGCAGCGTCACCACCAGACCTCGGTGGTGTACGAGTACCCACGCGCCGAGGGGGACCCCTACTACCCGGTGCCGCGCCCCGAAAACGCGGAGCTGTACAAGAAATACGAGGCGCTGGCCGACGCCGAGCCGAACGTGACCTTCGTGGGCCGCCTCGCCACCTACCGCTACTACAACATGGACCAGGTCGTCGCCCAGGCCCTGACGACTTTTCGCAAGCTGCGGGGCGAGGTGGCGCCGGGAAACGTGGAGTAG
- a CDS encoding glycosyltransferase family 1 protein has translation MPATSLTPPPALLVLSHLRWNFVFQRPQHLMVRAACERAVYYIEEPLFGEWPDRLECQRDPSGVMVCTPHIEIGRSPAESQARTARLLADLVKREGLTEYDLWVYTPMELPVAARLSPRVTIYDCMDELANFKGAPPELRERERQLFAQADVVFTGGHRLYEAKCLQHPNVHPFPSSVEVSHFAQARQGLSDPADQRELPRPRLGFYGVIDERFDTALIGELARRRPEWQIVLLGPVVKIDPQELPQAPNLHYLGQKTYAELPQYLAHWDVALLPFALNPSTEFISPTKTPEYLAAGVPVVSTGIRDVIRPYGEEEMVRIADGVDAFEAACAAALTEAGTAQAAERQARADRYLAGLSWDRTWQDMQFQIEATQNANLPESADD, from the coding sequence ATGCCTGCAACGTCTCTCACTCCACCTCCCGCCCTGCTGGTTCTGTCACACCTGCGTTGGAATTTCGTGTTTCAGCGGCCTCAGCACCTGATGGTGCGGGCCGCCTGTGAGCGGGCGGTGTACTACATCGAAGAACCGCTGTTCGGCGAGTGGCCGGACCGCCTGGAGTGTCAGCGCGACCCCAGCGGCGTGATGGTCTGTACACCTCACATTGAAATCGGCCGCAGCCCCGCCGAGTCGCAGGCCCGCACCGCACGGCTGCTGGCCGACCTGGTGAAGCGTGAAGGGCTGACCGAATACGACCTGTGGGTCTACACCCCGATGGAACTGCCAGTCGCCGCGAGGCTCTCCCCACGCGTGACCATCTACGACTGCATGGACGAACTGGCGAACTTCAAGGGTGCGCCTCCTGAACTGCGCGAACGTGAGCGGCAACTGTTCGCGCAGGCGGATGTGGTCTTTACGGGCGGGCACCGGCTCTACGAAGCCAAGTGCCTGCAGCACCCCAACGTGCACCCGTTTCCCTCCAGCGTGGAAGTCTCGCACTTCGCGCAGGCCCGGCAGGGGTTGTCCGACCCGGCAGACCAGCGCGAGTTGCCGCGTCCCCGCCTCGGTTTTTATGGCGTGATCGACGAGCGCTTCGATACGGCCCTGATCGGTGAGCTTGCCCGCCGCCGCCCGGAGTGGCAGATCGTGCTGCTGGGGCCGGTGGTCAAGATCGACCCGCAGGAACTGCCCCAGGCCCCCAACCTGCATTACCTCGGGCAAAAGACCTATGCCGAGTTGCCGCAGTACCTCGCGCACTGGGACGTGGCGCTGCTGCCGTTCGCACTGAATCCGTCCACCGAATTCATCAGTCCGACCAAGACACCGGAATACCTCGCGGCTGGGGTGCCGGTCGTGTCCACCGGCATTCGGGACGTGATTCGGCCTTATGGGGAAGAGGAGATGGTGCGGATTGCCGATGGTGTAGACGCTTTTGAAGCGGCCTGCGCAGCGGCGCTCACCGAGGCGGGGACGGCGCAGGCGGCTGAGCGGCAAGCGCGGGCCGACAGGTATCTGGCTGGGCTGTCGTGGGACCGGACCTGGCAAGACATGCAGTTTCAAATAGAGGCCACCCAGAACGCCAACTTACCGGAGAGTGCCGATGACTGA
- a CDS encoding DUF2179 domain-containing protein, which yields MLDLLTPEALLGALMIFVMRIVDVSLGTLRIGMLVRGKRGWAGLLSFFESLIWLIAAARVLGNLESPLQFVAYAGGYASGTMLGSYIEKWLAVGQVVMRIISPANAPDLQHPLREAGFFVTTVNASGRDGEVRVLFSVMKRRRTGAALSVLEQHYPKAFVTIEEVTTAHLQELATREDRLSRRFRMIRK from the coding sequence ATGCTCGACCTCCTGACCCCGGAAGCCCTGCTTGGTGCCCTGATGATCTTTGTCATGCGCATCGTGGACGTGTCGCTCGGCACCCTACGCATCGGAATGCTGGTGCGCGGCAAGCGCGGCTGGGCGGGGCTGCTGAGCTTTTTCGAGTCGCTGATCTGGCTGATCGCGGCGGCCCGGGTGCTTGGCAACCTCGAAAGCCCGCTGCAATTCGTCGCCTATGCCGGGGGATACGCCAGCGGCACCATGCTCGGCTCATATATCGAGAAGTGGCTGGCGGTGGGACAGGTGGTGATGCGGATCATCTCCCCGGCGAACGCCCCCGACCTTCAGCACCCCCTGCGCGAGGCCGGGTTCTTCGTGACCACCGTCAACGCCTCGGGCCGCGACGGTGAGGTGCGGGTGCTGTTCAGCGTCATGAAACGCCGCCGCACCGGGGCCGCGCTCAGTGTGCTGGAGCAGCATTACCCCAAGGCCTTCGTCACCATCGAAGAAGTCACCACCGCCCACCTGCAAG